In Cicer arietinum cultivar CDC Frontier isolate Library 1 chromosome 7, Cicar.CDCFrontier_v2.0, whole genome shotgun sequence, a single window of DNA contains:
- the LOC101499122 gene encoding inositol polyphosphate multikinase beta — translation MPNLKIPEHQVAGHQAKNGVLGPLIDDTGKFYKPLQNDERGSNELAFYTSLNSDSRIPSKILNFFPSFHGTQILDASDGSGLHPHLVMEDIVSNFTNPSVVDIKIGSRTWHPQSSEDYIHKCLKKDRESSTIKLGFRISGLRSLGSNNQLWQPHKKLLMDLNSEETMLILRKFVSSDGDSDEPDCVFASRVYVSVLEDLLELKKWFEVQTIYHFYSCSVLVVYDKLNEEKNARAVVKLVDFAHVVDAKGAIDHNFLGGLCSLIKFVKDVLDGVCGDGKCVSKMKCSTVSENLNPLS, via the coding sequence ATGCCGAACCTAAAAATCCCGGAACATCAAGTAGCCGGTCACCAAGCAAAAAACGGAGTCCTAGGTCCACTCATAGACGACACCGGAAAATTCTACAAACCACTTCAAAACGACGAGCGCGGTTCCAACGAACTTGCTTTCTACACCTCCCTAAATTCAGATTCACGCATCCCCTCCAAAATCCTCAATTTCTTCCCTTCTTTTCACGGCACTCAGATCCTCGACGCCTCCGATGGTTCCGGCCTCCACCCCCACCTCGTCATGGAAGACATCGTCAGCAACTTCACCAACCCCTCCGTCGTCGACATCAAAATCGGTTCACGAACTTGGCACCCACAATCCTCCGAAGATTACATTCACAAATGCCTAAAGAAAGATCGAGAATCTTCGACTATCAAATTAGGGTTTAGAATCTCCGGGTTGAGATCTTTGGGTTCCAATAATCAACTTTGGCAGCCTCATAAAAAGTTACTTATGGATCTTAATTCCGAGGAAACGATGTTGATTTTGAGGAAATTTGTTTCTTCGGATGGTGATTCTGATGAGCCTGATTGTGTTTTTGCTTCTAGGGTTTATGTTTCTGTTTTGGAGGATTTGTTGGAGTTGAAGAAATGGTTTGAAGTTCAAactatttatcatttttattcttGTTCCGTTCTTGTGGTTTATGACAAGTTAAATGAAGAGAAGAATGCACGTGCTGTTGTTAAGCTTGTTGATTTTGCTCACGTGGTTGATGCTAAAGGTGCTATTGATCATAATTTTTTAGGGggtctttgttctttgattAAGTTTGTTAAAGATGTTTTGGATGGTGTTTGTGGTGATGGAAAATGTGTTTCTAAGATGAAATGCTCAACTGTGAGTGAGAACTTGAATCCTCTATCGTAG